gatgatctttaaggtcccttccaacctaaaatattctatgattctatgtttctatgataaCAATCCTAGATTTCAGAATATTCAGAATGTGTACCCTGTgtataagaaatacaaaatcagAGCTGTCATTTCAAAACACCAGTCAAAGCTTACTCACTGAAGTGTAGAAATACAATTAATTGTATGTTTAAAATTCTCTCTAACCAGGTTTGGAAGGGAAAGTAAGTAGCTTCTTTAAACATTAACtaagagaaaagaagcagcagaagtagGTATTTTCTTTGAAGCTTGATTTCTTGTACTTCTCTCTCTAATGTCTCTGTAGAAACAGTCTAGCCAAACAAAACATCAAACGCAAACTCCATACTTGCCAGCAGATACCAAAGGGAATACTGGTCATTTTGTGCAACAGTGTATAATACAGTTGTACCTATGGGTGGCAAAACAAAACTATCCCTGTATGTGTGCATTTAGGCACCATGTTTATTAAGCATACAAGTTATACTGTCTCATGTTACTCCAGCTTAGAAACACGTGAATGCTTTGCTAGCAGTTTTGTAGAAAAGCGGTGATAATCACATTATTATTTTGCCCAAGAATAAGATGATCAGTAAACAGATACTCAGCTTCTTTTTAATGACAGCTATGGAACTCCGTTAAATTTTAGGAGCAACTTGACCCATCCCTGCAAATAGTTGGCCCTAGGAGGTTCAGGCAAACAAGAATTACAGCCAACTTTTCATACCTCTATCTTAAACATTTGGTCTTTTGGACTTCGCACAGTACAGTGATTAGAGATAATTTGTGACAGATCCACAACCACTTTTCATTAGCATGACACCTATAAAGGTTCAATCCTCTGCACATCGAATGacagaaaatgaacatttttgaACCAACAGTCCCAATGTTGCCACATGGAAACCCCTACTGAGAAGGAAACCATTTCAAAACAGTATATGGCCCAGTAACATGGACAGTTGTTATAAGATGACAAGTCTGAAAACCTTTCCAAATACAAACAGGCAAGATGGGGGGCCAAAACTAATGCATACAAAGGGGAAAGACAAGACAGTAAATGAAGGAGGGTGTAGGGGACAACACCACAGCCAATTTTACAGCCATCAGCTGTGCTGAATAAGTACTTTGATGCTAATATCACTAGCAGGCATGTAGGCACGTAGAATGAAAACCACTAACAACTATGTTTGCAGTACTCCTTCATAATCCAAATTAACATGCTATTACTTCCTATGAACTTGGGAATTACTCACAAATCAAGATTCCTGGGCACTACAGAAAGGCCAAAAGTTTAATATCCTTTAAACGGTTGAGtttcttgtaattttaattGGAAAGGGAGTTTTATGTTAATTAAATCCATGAAGGTTGTTAGCAGCTCAAGAACACAACTGAAACATGACATATTGCTTATCTTCATACTAAAAGCTAAACAAGTAacagtggggggaaaaaagcatgtAAAACCCTTTGCACTTACCTATATATATTCCATGTTGCTACTGGCAAATTAAGGAGAAAGATGAACCAGTGCAATGAAATAAGCATTAATACAGTTACAACAGCATGACCAATCACTTCAGGAAACACCCACTgtaaaaagggaaggaaaaaaaaaagttacatgcACAAATGGAAAttcctttcttaaaaaacatCTATATGAAGTTATAATCTGATTCTAATAATGTAAAGCTCAGATGGAAAATTCATAGCAAAAACATATTATTTCATCACAATGTGGGGAAACTAGTAACTTCAGACAGACTCCATATGACTAATACAGAAATCAGGCCCTAAGATATTATAACATAGATGCTTTatcaaagtattaaaaaatgtctagagaaaaacacagcagctgtttgAACACACCTATATTACACAAGCACTTAAGAAAGCAAGTTAAGGAAGTATACAGAGGTCATTTGAAatcactgcagagcacaggggaTTTAGGAATGAGAGAAGATAATGACAATCTGCACAGACAAAGGACACACCAACACCCTCCAGCTCGCAACAACTCAAAAAGCTGATCAATACGAAATATGGCAAAATAAAATTGGGTCAGCCCCTGGCACAACACATTTTTGGCTTGGTAGTATCCTATAGCATTTCCTCTtatattaagaaagaaaatacctttaaatcAAAGTGAACACCCAGGAGGGAAGACTACATTGATTCAATTAAATCAGTTTTAAGCAGATTTGGTTAAAATGGTACATTTTCTTATCACAGTAAAGCTTTCTACTGTTCAAGAGATTAGAAAGTTGCTGTAAAGATCTCAAACTTCAGCCATGAGAAGACATTCTTGGTGTGGCACACCTACAAGAATGAAAGCACAGAACTGTGTGAAGCGTCCCACAAATTCTGAGTAGCAGCCCATCTCCGAGCACAAGAACAGCCTTCTGTGACTGCATTTGCTGAAAGACAGGCATAAGCTGCAAAATGTTGCCAATCAAGGCTCTTCAGATACACATTACACGCCTGTTATTTGTGATGTGAAGATGAAGGGCTGTTTTCTTAAACTACATTAAATGCAAAGAATAATTTACTTTATTGAGTTTTGAGCAGCACGATCTAGCGTTAATGTAGTCACATTCCAAATCTGACAGTGTAATTATCTGAAGCCCAAGATAAGGAAAAATTGTATGGTTATTCAGAATACACAAAGCTTTATTGTATCCATTAAGTCAGGGAGACCACTCTGCTCTCTGCATAAGTGGTCTTGCTCTACAGCTGATCTGTCAGTAGCATACTGCAACTACCTACAACAAATTCCTACTTTACCTAGCAAGCCAGCCACATTTTATTACCACACCCAGtgattttattatgtttttccaATGTCAACTGTTGTGCAAATGCTAAAGTTCAGTTCAACACTTAAAAGACCAGGAAGGCAAACTCAATACCTTTGGTATCAGAATTATTACTACAACACTTGAAATCAacacttaaaaggaaaaaaaagttaattttaatcGTCTCCTCACAATAAAGCTAAATAGTGCAGTGCTAGGAagttatttggttttttttttatatttacaggAACATTGGGTTAATTCACACTTTGCTAGGAAATAAGAGGGTGACGTCCTCACCAAATAAACTTCCAGCAACTGAAACACTAagatttcagacagaaaaatcatCTCAAGAAAAGGCTTGGGATGCACATGTGCACACCGTTGTGCTATGTCCTGTAAAACTGTGCTATGTCCTGTAAAGCTGATGCTCCTGTTCtccaagaaaatgaaagacacaagctttttttcctataaCTAAAAAACTGGTagtcttttcattttccagcaaATAACCTGTCCGTCTAGGATGTATTTCTTTCAACTGCTTCTGTAGCTTTTTCTGTCAGAACCAGGCGGATTCTGAAACAGCACCAAGACCTGAAAGATTACGAGAGCCAATTCTCCTTTACcgagaaaaataagaaagacaAAGCGGTGCCTTCACCGTCCGACGCCAGGCAGCAAACGCTGCCGGCCAGAACAGGGAAATTCCGCCTGCCGAGGAACTCGGAGCGTCTCGCAGCGATGAGCTCGCATCCAAAACCGGGCGGGCTCCTCACGGCCAAGCGGCTGCGCGGTCTGGCCACGTTCCCGCAGGCCCGTGGAGGTCCCGGGGGTGCAGCCCCGCTCCCACAacccaccctccctccctccctccctccgcgCCAGGGCCGGGCTCACGCCAGCCCTGCCGAGGCGCGGTGCGcgccccccggcagccccgccgccccgcgcaggccccgccgcctcccACCCGCCCACCGCCCCGCGCGGCGGCCCATCGGGCGCGGCCCGGCtcgggccccgctcccgccccgcccgcccggggcACCCGCAGCcccggaggaggaggaggaggatacGAAGTAGACGGAGAGGAAGATGAGGGCGCAGCAGTCGATCAGCGAGAAGATGAAGACCACCGACTCCAtcccgccgcggccgccgccctCCCGGCCGCCGTacgccccgcccgccgccccgcccgcgaGGGGCGGTGCCCGCCGCGCCCCGAGGCATGCTGGGAAGTGTAGTCCCGCGGGCCCGGGCTGCGGCCTCCTCCGgtgccgggcgggcgggcgggacGCTGCGGCCTGTCCCTGCGCCTGGCGGGCTTTGGAAACAGTGAGGGCTGGGAATTAAACCGGCGGCGCAGCGCGGGGGAAGGGCATCCGGAGCGGTCCCGCCGGGAGGGGCGCTGCCTGCGCCAGGCCCGGCCGGCCGCCCCACGCGGCGAAGCCCGAGGCCagcccgggcgggcgggcggcgaTGCGGGGCCGCCCGGGGCGCTGGGTGGATCCGCGGCTGAAGCAGCGCGTTCAGCAGgtgcgggggcggggcggggggcagcggggccgggggtcccgcggcggggctggcgTGCCCGTCCCGCTGGGAAGGGCCCCGAGCGGGCGGGCTGGGGCGCGGGagggcgcggcggcgggagccCGGGGCCCGCAGGGGTTGGTGGGGTCTGTGCGTTGTCGGTTTGGTTCTCCCGTCCTCCGTCACGCTGCGGGCCCGCAACGTGCCTGCTCCCTCGAGCGTGGAACGAACAGTAAAACACCCGAAGGGACCCACGCTGGGTCGGTGCAGGCGAGACAGAGGCGTTTGCACATCTAAACAGGCCTGTCCGCTGGGCTGCGTCACGGCAGGGCCGGACGCGGCGGCCCCGGCCAGAGGCGGGCGGAGAGCGCGGAGCAGGGCGGTTGTTGGGGGGCCCTGGTGCTccgcggggctggcgggggctCGGGGCGCCGCACGCAAGCGCTGGGCTTCGGGTTCCTGCGGACACCGGCGCCTGCCTCAGGCGGTTGTGTGTGTCCCTTTGCAAGGAACTATGCCTTGGCCGTTCTGAAGGGAAAGAGCCAGCTGAAGTTATGGGGGGCTTGATATTCTCGGCAGGCCAGTGGCTGCCCGTGGGTGACATGgagtgttaattaaaaaaaatcattctctGTGCAATTCCGAAGTGATACGAGTGTTTCAAATAGAGATGTTGATTTAAGTGAGATTTTGAAATTTTCCCTGCTGGTGTTTGTGGTAACCATATCTCTTAGGGAGATTCTctgtctcattttcctttttttttttttacaaaggaaTCTACTCCTAATTTGGAGAGTGGAGTAAGAAAGCAAATACAGCACGGTTGTACCTGAAATTTTGTACATTTCCTCACACTTTTATAACTGTAGTTAGAAAATGTGTTGGATCAGCTGCTTTcagaataaacaaaacaaaggcttGATAGAATTCGCTTTcatttatatactttttttgtAGTGTTCTTTGAAGCATCCTACAAAAATTAAAGTTCTTACTATGACGGTATCCATACCAATTGATGtagattgttttatttttaagttaggAGATCTAAAACAAAAGGAGGTTAACTGAGAGAATCCAAGAAGCTTAGAAGGATTGACAATAAGATAGTGTGGATTCCAAGTCATTTTTCTTACTAAATAGAAAGGGTGGAGTTGCACAAGCAGAAGTCGCCAAAGGACCCAACTACAGCATGCTGCTTTTCCCCAGGAAACATACTAACTAGTTGTCTGTGACTTAGTAAGTATTTCCCATTTCACTGGGAAACGCTGTCTAATGTGCTCCACGGCAGTTCAAAGCTGTgtcaaattttcattttgactTCTAAGAAGAGTAAAGTTTGAAATAGACATGTTTGATCTCTAGCTGTTCTGGTGAAGTGATTTACAAAGATTCTATTTGCTGATTTATTTGCTTCCTCATTTCAGTATCTTGCAAGTAGGAAGTGTGGCCAGTATGTTGACATTGGAATTTTAGCATCTGATTTGCAGAAAGCCTACAGGTGAGCAAAGATTCGTATTATAATGTTCTACGTTCAAAAAATGGAATatgttattttgttattttgactttttgtatttttaattacaatttgAATTTTCTTCATGTTAACTTCATTACCAGTTGTTGAGGTTGATTGAAACATTAAGGCCATTGCCACTCCAGTGTTTACTCTGCCAGTGTATCTAGTAACTTATATTTTATTCATGCATTGGCATTGCAAGATCTAGTtgtggtttgtggggttttttgaggggatgttgtggtttttttaaaaaagttaaacagCTACAGATGCATTACAGCACGTTGGTCCTAACCCCAATGAGCTTAAAATGAGGGAAGGCAGCACTTCAGTGCAGGCAGATGGGGGAGCTGCATGATTCAGCAAGATGCTGACTTATGCTCAGTTGCTCAGCAGGACAGTCAGTcttgctaaattatttttaggcTATTAGGCTTTTCTGGGTGGGGAGAAAGGTTGCTTTTCAGCAGATCATTGGTGGGTGTGTGAGTTAATGAATGTGAAGTATATTCATTTATGTTTGCACAGTCTATTTATTTGTGCCCTTTTAGAGAAAGGGAGTCAGACCCCTTGCTTAGGATGCTTACACgtctggggtttttgttttgtttttcctctgtcagctactctgtaaaaacaaataaataaaatataacctCAGTAAGTGAAGGCAGAAGGCTGATGATTTTTGTTTGCACTTAAGGTTATTAATTGAATCAGATATTCTAATATTGACCACTATTAATTATCACAGTTATTCTTTTCTGGACTGCACTTTATAGACTATAGTCCTATGTCCATATGTTGTTGTttgaattaacattttaaaaattggtaGTGTTGTTAAATAAAATCTAGTGTGCCCGAGTGTACCTTGCTGCTTCTCTATATCTATCATTAGAGAGGGGCCTCGGTAATTTTTACTACGCATCTCTTTAGGAACCAGTATAGTTGGTTTCATCCCAGTGTTTGAGCTGTTCCAGGCTTAGGAAAAAACAGTCATGTTTTCACATAGTTGGGTTTTAATAAGAACTTGTGTAGAAGATTTGGTATCAACTTACGATgtattttctctgctgagaATGACAGTATGCTGAGGGGAGAAAGCAGTTGGTGTAacctctttattttgttttggtgtggtttttttttcagtgcagaatATGGAcgaagaaaaagaaatgcttttagAATCCAAGTTGAAAAAGGTAGTTCTGTTAGTATTATGTCCAAG
The Apus apus isolate bApuApu2 chromosome 3, bApuApu2.pri.cur, whole genome shotgun sequence genome window above contains:
- the CNIH4 gene encoding protein cornichon homolog 4 isoform X1 → MESVVFIFSLIDCCALIFLSVYFIITLSDLECDYINARSCCSKLNKWVFPEVIGHAVVTVLMLISLHWFIFLLNLPVATWNIYRYIMVPSGNMGVFDPTEIHNRGQLKSHMKEAMIKLGFHLLCFFMYLYSMILALIND